A DNA window from Betta splendens chromosome 6, fBetSpl5.4, whole genome shotgun sequence contains the following coding sequences:
- the mical2b gene encoding F-actin-monooxygenase mical2b isoform X4 translates to MLLKVSLILGVEVHVNVEFIKLLEPTAEQTDDGRGWRVEVQPSSHPVSDFDFDVVIGADGRRNTLDGFTRKEFRGKLAIAITANFVNRNTTAEAKVEEISGVAFIFNQKFFLELREETGIDLENIVYYKDNTHYFVMTAKKQSLLDKGVILNDYIETERLLSSNNVDQEALLSYAREAADFGTNYQLPSLDYAINHYGQPDVAMFDFTCMYASENAALIREKHGKHLLVALVGDSLLEPFWPMGTGCARGFLAAFDTAWMVKGWAQGQRPLDILAERESIYRLLPQTTPENISKNFEQYTIDPATRYPNLNSSCVRPHQVRHLYIDGRQDSCTLETGIPTRRAVNLSRKDSDVRPGRLLTWCQKQTQGYRGVEITNFTSSWRSGLALCALMHSQRPKLIDYDSLNEEDVAVNNQLAFDAAEREFRIQPVTTGLEMAAQPEPDQLLMVLYLSKFYEAFRNSPVINSGGTVPDENSDALSCKTNHNQLNLPARKRIPREDKKLEDDSVNKRRRKGNNYLAELSCHSAPPTGEDGELRENKVRSMATQLLAKFEENSATAQIHSKSEGLFDSSSYPPESPSAPLPLSDEEETEKEETERENPRFAKPKNAPPPSQTRAHPKWQPSIYLRLLEDPNSVDQEASFSCSKSLLSQSSCSRSLSPSHSNSLISPPHSLSPAEHDCAERHFSASPPQSVDHLTQNPEEAVQQVIYSRLSNLLVSTSFLMFPVNFVPCLLCLQSNTPKLSAREFSRRTIKERAALLTSMFPGSNKAPTIPLSSPSDSQVEASTSSPSFSVPLPTDSVCESPTGFPVVHPVPDPTAQAGFSFVPSPLYADQYKDRSQEDTPPLSFYTDFEETQHKPSLAESSTFNDQTSTQPASPCFHKSQEMSSSLSDINYANGHRCSETSSSPLPLLNTEMYNGKHESPRKSCESEQVDGSPLEAIDDRKLNEHAGKQCNRSCALQNPRETGQKSVVRCESCPAGAPSYSKERTVGKVSSAIDAKAQKLAILYETDHRPNTMPSVARKDFPPGLCGSDVCHFCTKRVYVMERLSAEGYFFHRECFRCNVCNCTLRLGGHTFDSHEAKFYCKMHYLQRLSSTHTSRFRRRMEDQSSTTPSSLDSERYSRTGSLQIKPSGGASSLQSEQHDKGQNAISEDTEMAVDALEASCILKCTTQTEEEAKDHCKSKKSHKWKSSIHSHYSRLFRTFPKSALHDQEEAEDVPEEDLVQIAEKCKYNDTTVDAKKPSERNETSEGDSATVPAVYSSSTPKKLLKIPPSKKEMLLDWERRTTPEEPPVNTDSMATQHHENQVPAEADKPPTDSSQDGESSQSQTSASSLSAFQLIANAFRRTFSVTKTSRSSKTAVVMRPKRDRSRRTRPRSEGAFSLSSMFSAESYEPSREERKAGKPEAWLASVEANPWGAGQDLPSLLQQVSLRGQRESGGVFPERTGSLSRKKVNLFSSLRLKKRESQSGGKDQEVQKEIKTILSNLRNKASSQQHLQESLSSDDEDTNLTHKLGPEKLKRKQKKIEAQQEKREQLKRLHRAQMIQRQLEEVGEKQKVLEERGVAIEKVIRREIEPSQSEDSDEAQLYQSWFELVLEKNKLARYESELMIFAQELELEDAQSRLQQDLRHRMAVEDTKKSASELQEEQEILSEIMKMVEKRDMLVSILEEQRLKERAEDRDLESLVLSKGYEFHWAQVDDSWEQDKLEYED, encoded by the exons ATGCTGCTGAAAGTGAGCCTGATTCTGGGAGTCGAGGTTCATGTCAATGTGGAGTTCATCAAACTTTTGGAgccaacagcagagcagactgaTGATG GCCGTGGCTGGCGAGTAGAGGTTCAGCCCTCCAGCCATCCTGTCTCTGACTTTGACTTCGACGTGGTGATTGGAGCCGATGGGAGGAGGAACACCTTAGATG GTTTCACTCGCAAGGAGTTTCGAGGGAAGTTGGCCATTGCCATTACAGCTAACTTTGTCAACAGGAACACAACAGCGGAGGCCAAGGTGGAGGAAATCAGCGGCGTGGCATTTATCTTCAACCAGAAGTTCTTCCTGGAGCTCAGGGAGGAGACAG GAATCGACTTGGAGAACATCGTTTATTACAAAGACAACACCCACTACTTTGTTATGACAGCCAAGAAGCAAAGTCTGCTGGACAAAGGGGTCATCCTAAAT GACTACATAGAAACCGAGCGGCTGCTGAGCTCTAACAATGTCGACCAGGAGGCATTGCTTTCATACGCGCGTGAGGCGGCTGACTTTGGAACAAACTACCAGCTGCCCTCCTTGGACTACGCCATCAACCATTATGGACAGCCAGATGTGGCAATGTTTGACTTCACCTGCATGTATGCTTCAGAGAACGCTGCCCTGATCAGGGAGAAACATGGAAAGCACCTCCTGGTAGCACTGGTGGGGGACAGTCTCCTCGAG CCCTTTTGGCCAATGGGCACAGGTTGTGCCCGGGGTTTTCTGGCAGCCTTCGACACAGCCTGGATGGTAAAAGGCTGGGCACAGGGGCAAAGGCCTCTGGACATACTGGCTGAGAG GGAGAGTATTTACAGACTGCTGCCTCAGACCACCCCAGAAAACATCAGTAAGAACTTTGAACAGTACACCATCGACCCTGCTACCCGCTATCCCAACCTTAATTCCAGCTGTGTGCGCCCACACCAG GTTCGTCATCTGTATATTGATGGTCGACAAGACTCCTGTACCCTTGAAACTGGAATTCCAACACGTAGAGCAGTCAACCTGTCCAGAAAAG ACTCTGACGTGCGTCCTGGCCGCCTGCTGACCTGGTGTCAGAAGCAGACTCAGGGCTACAGAGGTGTTGAGATCACCAACTTCACATCCTCCTGGAGGAGCGGCCTGGCCCTGTGTGCTCTCATGCACAGCCAGAGGCCTAAACTAAT tGATTATGATTCTCTTAACGAGGAGGATGTGGCCGTGAACAACCAGTTAGCGTTTGATGCTGCTGAGAGAGAGTTCAGAATCCAGCCAGTGACCACAGGACTGGAGATGGCTGCACAGCCTGAACCTGACCAGCTGCTGATGGTGCTCTACCTCTCCAAGTTCTATGAAGCCTTCAGGAATTCACCAGTAATCAACAGTG GTGGAACAGTACCAGATGAAAATAGTGACGCATTATCATGTAAAACCAACCACAACCAGCTGAACCTCCCGGCCAGGAAGAGGATACCCAGG GAAGACAAAAAACTAGAAGATGATTCAGTAAACAAGAGAAGGCGAAAGGGCAACAACTACCTCGCGGAG TTGTCTTGTCACAGTGCTCCCCCTACTGGTGAGGATGGAGAGCTGCGTGAGAATAAAGTACGCTCCATGGCGACTCAGCTGCTGGCCAAGTTTGAGGAGAACTCTGCAACAGCACAGATTCACAGCAAG TCCGAGGGCCTATTTGATTCATCCTCCTATCCCCCCGAGTCTCCTTCCGCcccactccctctttcagatgaggaggagactgAGAAGGAGGAGACGGAAAGGGAAAATCCTCGTTTTGCAAAGCCTAAAAACGCCCCGCCTCCTTCTCAGACCCGAGCACACCCAAAGTGGCAG CCTTCCATCTACCTTCGCTTACTGGAGGACCCCAATTCAGTGGATCAGGAAGCTTCTTTCTCTTGTTCCAAATCCTTGTTatctcagagcagctgcagtcgTTCACTTTCCCCCTCACACTCTAACAGCCTGATAAGTCCTCCGCATTCACTCAGTCCTGCTGAACATGACTGTGCAGAACGTCActtctctgcctctcctcctcaaaGTGTTGATCATCTTACTCAGAACCCGGAGGAGGCTGTGCAGCAGGTGATTTACTCTAGACTTTCAAACTTGCTGGTTTCAACATCCTTTTTGATGTTTCCTGTAAACTTTGTCCCCTGcctgctgtgtctgcagagtAATACTCCCAAATTGTCTGCTAGAGAATTTTCAAGGAGGACCATAAAAGAGAGAGCTGCCCTGCTGACCTCCATGTTTCCTGGCTCTAACAAAGCGCCCACaattcctctttcttctccctcaGATTCTCAG GTGGAAGCTTctacctcctctccttccttttctgtACCTCTTCCCACTGACTCTGTATGCGAGAGCCCCACTGGCTTCCCTGTGGTCCACCCGGTCCCTGACCCCACTGCCCAGGCTGGTTTTTCCTTTGTCCCTTCTCCTCTGTACGCTGACCAATACAAGGATAGGAGTCAGGAAGACACCCCTCCTCTCTCATTCTACACTGATTTTGAAGAAACACAGCATAAACCCTCTCTTGCTGAATCCTCCACATTCAATGACCAAACATCCACACAACCTGCTTCGCCTTGCTTTCACAAGAGCCAGGAGATGTCCTCTTCCCTCTCTGACATAAACTATGCAAATGGACACAGATGCTCAGAAACATCTTCCAGTCCTCTGCCTTTACTGAATACAGAGATGTACAACGGGAAACATGAGAGTCCTCGAAAAAGTTGTGAAAGTGAACAGGTTGATGGAAGTCCTCTGGAGGCAATTGATGATAGAAAATTAAATGAGCATGCTGGCAAACAG TGTAATAGGAGCTGTGCTCTTCAGAACCCCAGAGAAACTGGCCAAAAATCAGTAGTGCGCTGTGAGAGTTGTCCGGCTGGAGCCCCTAGTTACAGTAAAGAG CGTACAGTGGGAAAGGTATCATCAGCCATAGATGCTAAAGCTCAGAAACTGGCCATCCTCTATGAGACAGACCACAGGCCTAACACCATGCCG AGCGTGGCACGTAAAGACTTCCCTCCAGGACTGTGTGGCAGTGACGTTTGCCACTTCTGTACCAAGAGGGTGTATGTAATGGAGAGACTGAGCGCAGAGGGCTATTTCTTCCACCGAGAGTGTTTCCGCTGTAACGTCTGCAATTGCACCCTCCGTCTGGGAGGACATACCTTTGACTCACATGAGG CAAAGTTCTACTGCAAGATGCATTATCTCCAGCGCCTGTCCAGCACTCACACGAGCAGGTTCAGAAGGAGAATG GAAGACCAAAGCAGTACCACACCCTCTTCACTGGACAGTGAGCGCTACTCCAGGACAGGCAGCCTTCAGATCAAACCCTCAG GTGGAGCATCTAGCTTGCAATCAGAGCAGCACGATAAGGGTCAAAATGCAATCTCTGAAGACACAGAAATGGCTGTCGATGCTCTGGAGGCTTCCTGTATTTTGAAATGCACAACACAAACCGAGGAAGAAGCCAAAG ATCACTGTAAGAGCAAAAAGAGTCATAAATGGAAAAGCAGTATCCACTCAC ACTACTCTCGGCTCTTTAGGACTTTTCCAAAGAGTGCTTTACACGAccaagaggaagcagaggatgtCCCTGAAGAAGACCTTGTGCAAATTGCAGAAAAGTGT aaaTACAATGACACTACAGTTGATGCAAAGAAACCCTCAGAGAGAAATGAGACCAGTGAAGGAGACTCTGCTACTGTGCCAGCAGTCTACAGCTCGTCCACTCCAAAGAAACTCTTAAAGATACCGCCTTCTAAGAAAGAGATGCTTCTGGACTGGGAAAGACGGACCACACCAGAGGAGCCCCCTGTTAACACAGACTCCATGGCAACACAGCATCATGAAAACCAG GTACCAGCAGAAGCAGATAAGCCTCCAACAGACTCCAGCCAGGACGGAGAGTCATCGCAGAGCCAAACCTCTGCCTCGTCCCTCTCAGCGTTCCAGCTCATAGCCAATGCCTTCAGGAGGACATTTAGTGTGACCAAAACCTCCAGAAGCTCCAAGACTGCCGTCGTAAT GAGACCCAAACGTGACAGATCCCGCAGAACCAGGCCCAGGTCTGAGGGAGCATTTAGCCTTAGCTCCATGTTCAGTGCAGAGAGTTACGAGCCGTCCAGAGAAGAGAGGAAGGCCGGCAAACCCGAGGCTTGGCTGGCGTCTGTGGAGGCGAACCCCTGGGGTGCGGGGCAGGACctcccctctctgctgcagcaggtctcCCTACGAGGCCAGAGAGAGTCTGGAGGAGTGTTTCCTGAGCGCACAGGCTCATTGTCCCGCAAGAAGGTCAACCTGTTCTCTTCCCTGAGGCTGAAGAAGAGGGAGTCTCAAAGTGGAGGGAAAGACCAGGAGGTCCAGAAAGAAATCAAGACTATCCTCAGCAACCTCAGAAACAAAG cCTCTAGTCAACAGCATTTACAGGAGTCTTTATCAAGTGACGATGAAGACACAAACCTGACACACAAG CTGGGTCCAGAGAAACTAAAGAGGAAGCAAAAGAAGATAGAGGCGCAGCAGGAGAAGAGAGAACAGCTGAAGAGGCTTCACAGAGCTCAG ATGATCCAAAGACAACTAGAGGAAGTTGGAGAGAAGCAGAAAgtcctggaggagagaggagtagCTATAGAAAAAGTCATAAGAAGAGAAATAG aaccATCACAGTCGGAGGACAGTGATGAAGCCCAGCTCTATCAGTCTTGGTTTGAACTCGTTTTAGAGAAGAACAAATTGGCACGCTATGAGTCAGAACTCATGATTTT TGCCCAGGAGCTTGAACTAGAGGATGCACAGAGCAGACTGCAGCAAGATTTAAGGCACAGAATGGCAGTGGAAG ACACAAAGAAGAGTGCATCTGAGCTCCAGGAGGAACAGGAAATCCTATCCGAGATAATGAAGATGGTGGAGAAAAGAGACATGTTGGTCTCGATACTGGAGGAGCAAAGGCTGAAAGAGAGGGCTGAGGACAGGGACCTGGAGAGCCTTGTGTTGTCTAAGGGCTATGAATTCCACTGGGCCCAGGTGGATGACAGCTGGGAGCAGGACAAACTGGAGTACGAGGACTAA
- the mical2b gene encoding F-actin-monooxygenase mical2b isoform X2, with product MGETEDERTTQACQLFENFVQSSTCKGTLQAFSILCRQLELDPLDHSNFYNSLKAAVSTWKVKALWVKLDKRAQLKVYNQNKACQGTRCLVIGGGPCGLRTAIELTLLGCKVVVIEKRDTFSRNNVLHLWPFTIHDLRGLGAKKFYGKFCVGSLDHISIRQLQLMLLKVSLILGVEVHVNVEFIKLLEPTAEQTDDGRGWRVEVQPSSHPVSDFDFDVVIGADGRRNTLDGFTRKEFRGKLAIAITANFVNRNTTAEAKVEEISGVAFIFNQKFFLELREETGIDLENIVYYKDNTHYFVMTAKKQSLLDKGVILNDYIETERLLSSNNVDQEALLSYAREAADFGTNYQLPSLDYAINHYGQPDVAMFDFTCMYASENAALIREKHGKHLLVALVGDSLLEPFWPMGTGCARGFLAAFDTAWMVKGWAQGQRPLDILAERESIYRLLPQTTPENISKNFEQYTIDPATRYPNLNSSCVRPHQVRHLYIDGRQDSCTLETGIPTRRAVNLSRKDSDVRPGRLLTWCQKQTQGYRGVEITNFTSSWRSGLALCALMHSQRPKLIDYDSLNEEDVAVNNQLAFDAAEREFRIQPVTTGLEMAAQPEPDQLLMVLYLSKFYEAFRNSPVINSGGTVPDENSDALSCKTNHNQLNLPARKRIPREDKKLEDDSVNKRRRKGNNYLAELSCHSAPPTGEDGELRENKVRSMATQLLAKFEENSATAQIHSKSEGLFDSSSYPPESPSAPLPLSDEEETEKEETERENPRFAKPKNAPPPSQTRAHPKWQPSIYLRLLEDPNSVDQEASFSCSKSLLSQSSCSRSLSPSHSNSLISPPHSLSPAEHDCAERHFSASPPQSVDHLTQNPEEAVQQSNTPKLSAREFSRRTIKERAALLTSMFPGSNKAPTIPLSSPSDSQVEASTSSPSFSVPLPTDSVCESPTGFPVVHPVPDPTAQAGFSFVPSPLYADQYKDRSQEDTPPLSFYTDFEETQHKPSLAESSTFNDQTSTQPASPCFHKSQEMSSSLSDINYANGHRCSETSSSPLPLLNTEMYNGKHESPRKSCESEQVDGSPLEAIDDRKLNEHAGKQCNRSCALQNPRETGQKSVVRCESCPAGAPSYSKERTVGKVSSAIDAKAQKLAILYETDHRPNTMPSVARKDFPPGLCGSDVCHFCTKRVYVMERLSAEGYFFHRECFRCNVCNCTLRLGGHTFDSHEAKFYCKMHYLQRLSSTHTSRFRRRMEDQSSTTPSSLDSERYSRTGSLQIKPSGGASSLQSEQHDKGQNAISEDTEMAVDALEASCILKCTTQTEEEAKDHCKSKKSHKWKSSIHSHYSRLFRTFPKSALHDQEEAEDVPEEDLVQIAEKCKYNDTTVDAKKPSERNETSEGDSATVPAVYSSSTPKKLLKIPPSKKEMLLDWERRTTPEEPPVNTDSMATQHHENQVPAEADKPPTDSSQDGESSQSQTSASSLSAFQLIANAFRRTFSVTKTSRSSKTAVVMRPKRDRSRRTRPRSEGAFSLSSMFSAESYEPSREERKAGKPEAWLASVEANPWGAGQDLPSLLQQVSLRGQRESGGVFPERTGSLSRKKVNLFSSLRLKKRESQSGGKDQEVQKEIKTILSNLRNKASSQQHLQESLSSDDEDTNLTHKLGPEKLKRKQKKIEAQQEKREQLKRLHRAQMIQRQLEEVGEKQKVLEERGVAIEKVIRREIEPSQSEDSDEAQLYQSWFELVLEKNKLARYESELMIFAQELELEDAQSRLQQDLRHRMAVEDTKKSASELQEEQEILSEIMKMVEKRDMLVSILEEQRLKERAEDRDLESLVLSKGYEFHWAQVDDSWEQDKLEYED from the exons GTATTCGTCAGCTCCAACTCATGCTGCTGAAAGTGAGCCTGATTCTGGGAGTCGAGGTTCATGTCAATGTGGAGTTCATCAAACTTTTGGAgccaacagcagagcagactgaTGATG GCCGTGGCTGGCGAGTAGAGGTTCAGCCCTCCAGCCATCCTGTCTCTGACTTTGACTTCGACGTGGTGATTGGAGCCGATGGGAGGAGGAACACCTTAGATG GTTTCACTCGCAAGGAGTTTCGAGGGAAGTTGGCCATTGCCATTACAGCTAACTTTGTCAACAGGAACACAACAGCGGAGGCCAAGGTGGAGGAAATCAGCGGCGTGGCATTTATCTTCAACCAGAAGTTCTTCCTGGAGCTCAGGGAGGAGACAG GAATCGACTTGGAGAACATCGTTTATTACAAAGACAACACCCACTACTTTGTTATGACAGCCAAGAAGCAAAGTCTGCTGGACAAAGGGGTCATCCTAAAT GACTACATAGAAACCGAGCGGCTGCTGAGCTCTAACAATGTCGACCAGGAGGCATTGCTTTCATACGCGCGTGAGGCGGCTGACTTTGGAACAAACTACCAGCTGCCCTCCTTGGACTACGCCATCAACCATTATGGACAGCCAGATGTGGCAATGTTTGACTTCACCTGCATGTATGCTTCAGAGAACGCTGCCCTGATCAGGGAGAAACATGGAAAGCACCTCCTGGTAGCACTGGTGGGGGACAGTCTCCTCGAG CCCTTTTGGCCAATGGGCACAGGTTGTGCCCGGGGTTTTCTGGCAGCCTTCGACACAGCCTGGATGGTAAAAGGCTGGGCACAGGGGCAAAGGCCTCTGGACATACTGGCTGAGAG GGAGAGTATTTACAGACTGCTGCCTCAGACCACCCCAGAAAACATCAGTAAGAACTTTGAACAGTACACCATCGACCCTGCTACCCGCTATCCCAACCTTAATTCCAGCTGTGTGCGCCCACACCAG GTTCGTCATCTGTATATTGATGGTCGACAAGACTCCTGTACCCTTGAAACTGGAATTCCAACACGTAGAGCAGTCAACCTGTCCAGAAAAG ACTCTGACGTGCGTCCTGGCCGCCTGCTGACCTGGTGTCAGAAGCAGACTCAGGGCTACAGAGGTGTTGAGATCACCAACTTCACATCCTCCTGGAGGAGCGGCCTGGCCCTGTGTGCTCTCATGCACAGCCAGAGGCCTAAACTAAT tGATTATGATTCTCTTAACGAGGAGGATGTGGCCGTGAACAACCAGTTAGCGTTTGATGCTGCTGAGAGAGAGTTCAGAATCCAGCCAGTGACCACAGGACTGGAGATGGCTGCACAGCCTGAACCTGACCAGCTGCTGATGGTGCTCTACCTCTCCAAGTTCTATGAAGCCTTCAGGAATTCACCAGTAATCAACAGTG GTGGAACAGTACCAGATGAAAATAGTGACGCATTATCATGTAAAACCAACCACAACCAGCTGAACCTCCCGGCCAGGAAGAGGATACCCAGG GAAGACAAAAAACTAGAAGATGATTCAGTAAACAAGAGAAGGCGAAAGGGCAACAACTACCTCGCGGAG TTGTCTTGTCACAGTGCTCCCCCTACTGGTGAGGATGGAGAGCTGCGTGAGAATAAAGTACGCTCCATGGCGACTCAGCTGCTGGCCAAGTTTGAGGAGAACTCTGCAACAGCACAGATTCACAGCAAG TCCGAGGGCCTATTTGATTCATCCTCCTATCCCCCCGAGTCTCCTTCCGCcccactccctctttcagatgaggaggagactgAGAAGGAGGAGACGGAAAGGGAAAATCCTCGTTTTGCAAAGCCTAAAAACGCCCCGCCTCCTTCTCAGACCCGAGCACACCCAAAGTGGCAG CCTTCCATCTACCTTCGCTTACTGGAGGACCCCAATTCAGTGGATCAGGAAGCTTCTTTCTCTTGTTCCAAATCCTTGTTatctcagagcagctgcagtcgTTCACTTTCCCCCTCACACTCTAACAGCCTGATAAGTCCTCCGCATTCACTCAGTCCTGCTGAACATGACTGTGCAGAACGTCActtctctgcctctcctcctcaaaGTGTTGATCATCTTACTCAGAACCCGGAGGAGGCTGTGCAGCAG agtAATACTCCCAAATTGTCTGCTAGAGAATTTTCAAGGAGGACCATAAAAGAGAGAGCTGCCCTGCTGACCTCCATGTTTCCTGGCTCTAACAAAGCGCCCACaattcctctttcttctccctcaGATTCTCAG GTGGAAGCTTctacctcctctccttccttttctgtACCTCTTCCCACTGACTCTGTATGCGAGAGCCCCACTGGCTTCCCTGTGGTCCACCCGGTCCCTGACCCCACTGCCCAGGCTGGTTTTTCCTTTGTCCCTTCTCCTCTGTACGCTGACCAATACAAGGATAGGAGTCAGGAAGACACCCCTCCTCTCTCATTCTACACTGATTTTGAAGAAACACAGCATAAACCCTCTCTTGCTGAATCCTCCACATTCAATGACCAAACATCCACACAACCTGCTTCGCCTTGCTTTCACAAGAGCCAGGAGATGTCCTCTTCCCTCTCTGACATAAACTATGCAAATGGACACAGATGCTCAGAAACATCTTCCAGTCCTCTGCCTTTACTGAATACAGAGATGTACAACGGGAAACATGAGAGTCCTCGAAAAAGTTGTGAAAGTGAACAGGTTGATGGAAGTCCTCTGGAGGCAATTGATGATAGAAAATTAAATGAGCATGCTGGCAAACAG TGTAATAGGAGCTGTGCTCTTCAGAACCCCAGAGAAACTGGCCAAAAATCAGTAGTGCGCTGTGAGAGTTGTCCGGCTGGAGCCCCTAGTTACAGTAAAGAG CGTACAGTGGGAAAGGTATCATCAGCCATAGATGCTAAAGCTCAGAAACTGGCCATCCTCTATGAGACAGACCACAGGCCTAACACCATGCCG AGCGTGGCACGTAAAGACTTCCCTCCAGGACTGTGTGGCAGTGACGTTTGCCACTTCTGTACCAAGAGGGTGTATGTAATGGAGAGACTGAGCGCAGAGGGCTATTTCTTCCACCGAGAGTGTTTCCGCTGTAACGTCTGCAATTGCACCCTCCGTCTGGGAGGACATACCTTTGACTCACATGAGG CAAAGTTCTACTGCAAGATGCATTATCTCCAGCGCCTGTCCAGCACTCACACGAGCAGGTTCAGAAGGAGAATG GAAGACCAAAGCAGTACCACACCCTCTTCACTGGACAGTGAGCGCTACTCCAGGACAGGCAGCCTTCAGATCAAACCCTCAG GTGGAGCATCTAGCTTGCAATCAGAGCAGCACGATAAGGGTCAAAATGCAATCTCTGAAGACACAGAAATGGCTGTCGATGCTCTGGAGGCTTCCTGTATTTTGAAATGCACAACACAAACCGAGGAAGAAGCCAAAG ATCACTGTAAGAGCAAAAAGAGTCATAAATGGAAAAGCAGTATCCACTCAC ACTACTCTCGGCTCTTTAGGACTTTTCCAAAGAGTGCTTTACACGAccaagaggaagcagaggatgtCCCTGAAGAAGACCTTGTGCAAATTGCAGAAAAGTGT aaaTACAATGACACTACAGTTGATGCAAAGAAACCCTCAGAGAGAAATGAGACCAGTGAAGGAGACTCTGCTACTGTGCCAGCAGTCTACAGCTCGTCCACTCCAAAGAAACTCTTAAAGATACCGCCTTCTAAGAAAGAGATGCTTCTGGACTGGGAAAGACGGACCACACCAGAGGAGCCCCCTGTTAACACAGACTCCATGGCAACACAGCATCATGAAAACCAG GTACCAGCAGAAGCAGATAAGCCTCCAACAGACTCCAGCCAGGACGGAGAGTCATCGCAGAGCCAAACCTCTGCCTCGTCCCTCTCAGCGTTCCAGCTCATAGCCAATGCCTTCAGGAGGACATTTAGTGTGACCAAAACCTCCAGAAGCTCCAAGACTGCCGTCGTAAT GAGACCCAAACGTGACAGATCCCGCAGAACCAGGCCCAGGTCTGAGGGAGCATTTAGCCTTAGCTCCATGTTCAGTGCAGAGAGTTACGAGCCGTCCAGAGAAGAGAGGAAGGCCGGCAAACCCGAGGCTTGGCTGGCGTCTGTGGAGGCGAACCCCTGGGGTGCGGGGCAGGACctcccctctctgctgcagcaggtctcCCTACGAGGCCAGAGAGAGTCTGGAGGAGTGTTTCCTGAGCGCACAGGCTCATTGTCCCGCAAGAAGGTCAACCTGTTCTCTTCCCTGAGGCTGAAGAAGAGGGAGTCTCAAAGTGGAGGGAAAGACCAGGAGGTCCAGAAAGAAATCAAGACTATCCTCAGCAACCTCAGAAACAAAG cCTCTAGTCAACAGCATTTACAGGAGTCTTTATCAAGTGACGATGAAGACACAAACCTGACACACAAG CTGGGTCCAGAGAAACTAAAGAGGAAGCAAAAGAAGATAGAGGCGCAGCAGGAGAAGAGAGAACAGCTGAAGAGGCTTCACAGAGCTCAG ATGATCCAAAGACAACTAGAGGAAGTTGGAGAGAAGCAGAAAgtcctggaggagagaggagtagCTATAGAAAAAGTCATAAGAAGAGAAATAG aaccATCACAGTCGGAGGACAGTGATGAAGCCCAGCTCTATCAGTCTTGGTTTGAACTCGTTTTAGAGAAGAACAAATTGGCACGCTATGAGTCAGAACTCATGATTTT TGCCCAGGAGCTTGAACTAGAGGATGCACAGAGCAGACTGCAGCAAGATTTAAGGCACAGAATGGCAGTGGAAG ACACAAAGAAGAGTGCATCTGAGCTCCAGGAGGAACAGGAAATCCTATCCGAGATAATGAAGATGGTGGAGAAAAGAGACATGTTGGTCTCGATACTGGAGGAGCAAAGGCTGAAAGAGAGGGCTGAGGACAGGGACCTGGAGAGCCTTGTGTTGTCTAAGGGCTATGAATTCCACTGGGCCCAGGTGGATGACAGCTGGGAGCAGGACAAACTGGAGTACGAGGACTAA